The following proteins come from a genomic window of Candidatus Bipolaricaulis sibiricus:
- a CDS encoding Orotidine 5'-phosphate decarboxylase, with protein MCLGLDPAPELLPEGCADRYENMAQAYWAFNKAIVDATLDVVACYKVQIAHYEALGLVGLACYRDTLRYIRKHQAIVIGDVKRGDIGSTATYYAQAHFQGDFEADFLTLNPMLGSDAVAPFLQHLESGEKGTFFLVRTSNPGAQEFQELPSLGKPLYLHVAERVWAWGERFLGRCGYSSVGAVVGASPQVLSTVRRAFPHMCLLVPGYGAQGASAQDVAPAFRDRNGAVIVAARSILGAHRGKPDGAKNFADYARHAALAMRAEIQQCLE; from the coding sequence GTGTGCCTGGGACTGGATCCCGCGCCGGAGCTCTTGCCCGAAGGTTGTGCAGACCGCTACGAGAACATGGCCCAGGCCTACTGGGCCTTCAACAAGGCCATCGTCGACGCCACGCTGGACGTTGTGGCCTGCTACAAGGTGCAGATTGCCCACTACGAGGCCCTGGGCCTGGTGGGCCTGGCCTGCTACCGCGACACGTTGCGCTACATCCGCAAGCACCAAGCCATCGTCATTGGGGACGTCAAGCGAGGGGACATCGGCTCCACCGCCACCTACTACGCCCAGGCCCATTTCCAAGGGGATTTCGAGGCCGACTTCCTCACCTTGAACCCGATGCTTGGCTCCGACGCCGTAGCCCCGTTCCTTCAGCACTTGGAAAGTGGAGAGAAGGGCACCTTTTTCCTTGTGCGGACCTCCAACCCTGGAGCCCAGGAATTCCAGGAGCTGCCTTCCTTGGGCAAGCCGTTGTACCTGCACGTAGCCGAGCGGGTCTGGGCATGGGGAGAACGGTTCTTGGGAAGGTGCGGCTACAGCAGTGTGGGAGCTGTCGTGGGAGCAAGCCCTCAAGTGTTGTCCACCGTTCGCCGGGCCTTCCCTCACATGTGTTTGCTTGTTCCAGGCTATGGAGCCCAAGGGGCCAGCGCTCAAGACGTGGCCCCGGCTTTTCGGGACAGGAATGGGGCTGTGATCGTGGCCGCTCGCTCCATCTTGGGGGCTCACCGGGGCAAGCCCGACGGAGCCAAGAACTTCGCTGACTACGCCCGCCACGCGGCCTTGGCCATGCGCGCCGAAATCCAACAATGCCTGGAATGA
- a CDS encoding Dihydroorotase, which translates to MADVRLVGPDGAFHKGDILIHDGRIAAVGTNLDLQGLPVLQGQGRVALPAFVDLHAHFRDPGFPEKEDTASGSAAAVRGGFTAVSLMANTHPTCDNPEVARYVVEKARQVGLVEVYPVGAITRGLAGQEVADLEGLAPYVWAFSDDGKGVERHDLMIQAGKKARALGKVIMEHCESPGLGELGEELMAARDLWLAHRLGFRLHLTHLTSPRALDLVAWARSQGVQVTCDGTPHHLTWPREEGDYVVNPPLVDRPTHQALVEALRAGTFDAIATDHAPHTREAKAQGAPGISGIEVAFSLLHTRLVQPGLISLAQLVHLLSEGPARILGLHKGRLAPGYDGDVVLVEEETSFVVTPEFFWSKSHNTPILGTRLSGQVWATVRKGTVVYLDGHLRGRDFDDHRQVVGSR; encoded by the coding sequence ATGGCCGACGTCCGCCTCGTCGGCCCGGACGGAGCTTTTCACAAAGGGGACATCCTCATCCACGACGGGCGGATCGCCGCTGTGGGTACCAATTTAGATCTGCAGGGCCTCCCGGTTTTGCAGGGCCAGGGGCGGGTGGCCCTGCCGGCTTTCGTCGACCTCCACGCGCACTTCCGCGATCCCGGATTCCCCGAGAAAGAAGACACGGCCTCGGGTTCGGCCGCGGCGGTGAGGGGAGGGTTCACCGCCGTTTCCCTCATGGCCAACACCCACCCCACCTGCGACAACCCTGAAGTGGCTCGGTACGTGGTGGAGAAGGCCCGGCAAGTGGGCTTGGTGGAGGTTTACCCCGTGGGGGCCATTACCCGAGGGCTGGCCGGGCAAGAAGTGGCAGACCTAGAGGGCTTGGCTCCCTACGTGTGGGCCTTCTCCGACGACGGAAAGGGTGTAGAGCGCCACGACCTCATGATCCAAGCAGGAAAGAAGGCCAGGGCCTTGGGCAAGGTGATCATGGAGCACTGCGAATCTCCGGGGTTAGGGGAGCTGGGGGAGGAGCTCATGGCCGCCCGGGACCTGTGGTTGGCCCACCGGCTGGGCTTCCGCCTCCACCTCACCCACCTCACCAGCCCCCGCGCCCTGGACCTCGTAGCCTGGGCTAGAAGCCAAGGCGTACAGGTGACCTGCGACGGCACGCCCCATCACCTCACCTGGCCCCGGGAAGAGGGCGACTACGTGGTCAATCCCCCCTTGGTGGACCGCCCCACCCACCAGGCCCTGGTTGAAGCCCTGCGGGCAGGAACATTCGACGCCATCGCCACCGATCATGCCCCCCACACCCGGGAGGCCAAGGCCCAAGGGGCCCCAGGAATCTCCGGGATCGAAGTGGCCTTCTCCCTCCTTCACACCCGCCTCGTCCAGCCAGGCCTGATTTCCTTAGCCCAGCTCGTCCACCTCCTTTCAGAGGGCCCTGCGCGCATCCTGGGCCTCCACAAGGGCCGCCTCGCTCCGGGTTACGACGGTGACGTGGTGCTCGTGGAAGAGGAAACCTCGTTTGTAGTCACCCCTGAGTTCTTCTGGTCCAAGAGCCACAACACGCCTATCCTGGGAACGCGCCTCTCGGGCCAAGTCTGGGCCACGGTGCGCAAGGGCACGGTGGTCTACCTTGATGGCCACCTTCGGGGAAGGGATTTCGATGATCATCGACAGGTTGTGGGAAGCCGTTGA
- a CDS encoding Aspartate carbamoyltransferase regulatory chain (PyrI): protein MLRVDAIQKGIVLDHIQAGRGLNIFKELKLEEPGYPVALLMNVPSTKLGRKDMIKVSGALDLDLAALGLLDPGITVNYIEEGVVKKKVKVGLPERVVNLLRCKNPRCITSTEPGLQSIFTLVHRESKEYRCYYCGDRLRI, encoded by the coding sequence ATGCTCCGGGTGGACGCCATCCAAAAGGGGATCGTGCTGGACCACATCCAAGCTGGTCGGGGCCTGAACATCTTCAAGGAGCTGAAGCTTGAGGAGCCGGGGTATCCTGTGGCCCTGCTCATGAACGTGCCCAGCACCAAACTGGGCCGCAAGGACATGATCAAGGTCTCCGGGGCTTTGGATCTGGACCTGGCGGCCCTGGGGCTGTTGGACCCCGGCATCACCGTGAACTACATCGAGGAAGGCGTGGTCAAGAAAAAGGTCAAGGTGGGCTTGCCAGAGCGGGTGGTGAACCTGCTCCGCTGCAAGAACCCCCGGTGCATCACGTCCACCGAACCGGGGTTGCAGTCCATCTTCACTCTGGTCCACCGGGAGAGCAAAGAGTACCGGTGCTACTACTGCGGAGATCGGCTGAGGATCTAG
- a CDS encoding Aspartate carbamoyltransferase: MSATKGNAFLGRHCVDALDFSPEEYDALLDLARAIHHNPAAYAQVCRGRLLATLFFEPSTRTRLSFEAAMLRLGGQVITVADPQTSSAAKGESLADTIRTVAGYADIIVMRHPKEGAAKLAALYSPVPIINGGDGAREHPTQTLTDLFTIREYKSRLDNLAVAFCGDLRYGRTVHSLIKALACRKHNRFILISPEELRLPDPVKEEVKQLGDAEIEETERMEGVLGQVDVLYMTRVQKERFFNEEDYIRLRDFYVLTKDRLREMNEDAIVMHPLPRVSEIAYEVDQDRRAVYFQQARLGVLARMALIASILGVA, translated from the coding sequence ATGAGCGCCACCAAGGGGAACGCCTTCCTGGGTCGTCATTGTGTAGATGCCTTGGACTTCTCCCCTGAGGAGTACGATGCCCTTCTTGACCTGGCCCGGGCCATCCACCACAACCCCGCCGCTTACGCCCAGGTCTGCAGGGGAAGACTTTTGGCCACGCTGTTTTTTGAGCCCAGCACCCGCACCCGCCTTTCCTTTGAGGCCGCCATGCTTCGGTTGGGGGGGCAGGTGATCACCGTGGCCGATCCCCAGACGAGCTCCGCGGCCAAGGGGGAGTCGTTGGCGGACACCATCCGCACAGTGGCCGGCTACGCCGACATCATCGTGATGCGCCACCCCAAGGAGGGCGCGGCTAAGCTGGCCGCGCTTTATTCTCCTGTCCCCATCATCAACGGAGGCGATGGGGCCCGTGAACACCCCACCCAAACCCTCACCGACCTCTTCACCATTCGGGAGTACAAGAGCCGTCTGGACAACCTCGCCGTGGCCTTCTGCGGAGACCTCCGCTACGGCCGGACCGTGCACTCCCTCATCAAGGCCCTGGCCTGCCGCAAGCACAACCGGTTCATCCTCATCTCCCCGGAGGAACTGCGCCTCCCCGACCCCGTGAAGGAAGAGGTGAAACAACTGGGGGACGCGGAAATCGAGGAGACCGAACGCATGGAGGGGGTTCTGGGTCAAGTGGACGTCCTGTACATGACCCGGGTGCAAAAGGAGCGGTTCTTCAACGAAGAGGACTACATTCGGCTTAGGGACTTCTACGTGCTCACGAAGGACCGGCTGCGGGAGATGAACGAGGACGCCATTGTGATGCACCCCTTGCCGCGGGTGAGCGAGATCGCCTACGAGGTGGACCAGGACAGGCGGGCGGTGTACTTCCAGCAGGCGCGGCTGGGGGTCCTGGCCCGCATGGCCCTCATCGCCAGCATCCTGGGGGTGGCCTGA
- a CDS encoding Excinuclease ABC subunit C, translated as MRPVMAAQKDLAARVRDLPRSPGVYLFRGGDGAVLYVGKASSLRDRVRSYFQKGRLSLKVRLLLEEARDLETIVTGTEEDALVLEDALVKKHRPRFNTKLRDDKRYPYLKITAELFPRVLVVRRPAADGARYFGPFTSSRSMRRVLKLAHKLFPIRTCNLPLGEKRYERPCLLYHIDRCSGPCAGLVSPEEYRRAVDAAAHLFEGRVERVVEDLALDMVRAASEERFEHAARLRDTIQALERIRERQAVALPDPVDLDAVAVAVSEERGHGTVLVVRGGRLIGREGFPLALPPGSTPEEALEEFLDQYYTRATAIPPEVLVPVALPETEALAAYLAGQRGGRVHVGVPRSPERRAILKMAERNAALALRHAEKVEILPAEEEAVDELGEALALSARPWRIEAFDISNLQGGEATGSMVVFVGGRPRRDAYRKFRVRISGKPDDYAMMAEVLRRRLRHGLSEIADPTVVRGRFSDLPDLILVDGGKGQLGVAERALAEVDLGGIEVAALAKREELVYVPGRADPIRLPRGSPALRLLQEIRDEAHRFAIEYHRKLREKRALGSLLDSVPGVGPKRKATLLARFGSVDGLRRATLEELLSVPGLPQATAELLYKALRA; from the coding sequence ATGCGGCCGGTCATGGCCGCCCAGAAGGACCTCGCAGCACGGGTCAGGGACCTCCCCAGGTCCCCGGGCGTGTACCTGTTCCGGGGAGGCGACGGGGCGGTTCTCTACGTGGGCAAGGCCTCCTCCCTCCGCGACCGGGTTCGCTCGTACTTCCAGAAGGGGCGCCTGTCCCTCAAGGTCCGCCTCCTGCTGGAAGAGGCGCGCGACCTGGAGACGATCGTCACCGGAACGGAGGAGGACGCGCTCGTCCTCGAGGACGCGCTCGTCAAGAAGCACCGCCCGCGGTTCAACACCAAGCTCCGCGACGACAAGCGCTACCCGTACCTCAAGATCACCGCCGAGCTGTTCCCACGCGTCCTCGTCGTGCGTCGCCCAGCGGCGGACGGAGCCCGCTATTTTGGCCCGTTCACCTCGAGCCGCTCGATGCGCCGCGTGCTCAAGCTGGCCCACAAGCTGTTTCCGATCCGCACCTGCAACCTGCCGCTCGGGGAGAAGCGCTACGAGCGGCCGTGCCTCCTCTACCACATCGACCGCTGCTCAGGGCCGTGCGCGGGCCTGGTGAGCCCGGAGGAGTACCGGCGGGCGGTCGACGCGGCGGCCCACCTGTTCGAGGGGCGAGTGGAACGGGTGGTGGAGGACCTTGCCCTGGACATGGTCCGGGCCGCCTCCGAGGAGCGGTTCGAGCACGCCGCGCGGCTACGGGACACGATCCAGGCCCTAGAGCGGATCCGCGAGCGGCAGGCGGTGGCCCTCCCCGACCCGGTTGACCTCGACGCGGTGGCAGTGGCCGTGAGCGAGGAGCGGGGCCACGGAACGGTACTGGTCGTCCGCGGCGGACGGCTCATCGGACGGGAGGGGTTCCCCCTTGCGCTCCCCCCTGGCTCCACCCCCGAGGAGGCCCTGGAGGAGTTTCTCGACCAGTACTACACCCGCGCCACGGCGATCCCGCCCGAGGTGCTTGTGCCGGTCGCCCTTCCGGAGACCGAGGCGCTCGCCGCGTACCTCGCCGGGCAGCGCGGGGGGCGGGTCCACGTCGGCGTCCCCCGCTCCCCGGAGCGGCGGGCGATCCTGAAGATGGCGGAGCGCAACGCGGCCCTCGCCCTCAGACACGCGGAGAAGGTCGAGATTCTGCCCGCGGAGGAGGAGGCGGTGGACGAGCTCGGGGAGGCCCTCGCCCTCTCCGCCCGGCCGTGGCGGATCGAGGCGTTCGACATCTCCAACCTCCAGGGCGGCGAGGCGACCGGGTCGATGGTCGTGTTCGTGGGTGGCCGACCGCGGCGGGATGCGTACCGCAAGTTCCGGGTCCGCATCTCGGGCAAGCCCGACGACTACGCGATGATGGCGGAGGTTCTGCGCCGCCGACTGCGCCACGGCTTGAGCGAGATCGCCGACCCCACCGTCGTACGAGGTCGGTTCTCCGATCTCCCGGACCTGATCCTGGTGGATGGGGGCAAGGGCCAGCTCGGGGTCGCGGAGCGGGCCCTGGCCGAGGTGGACCTGGGCGGGATCGAGGTCGCCGCCCTCGCCAAGCGCGAGGAGCTCGTCTACGTGCCCGGCCGTGCCGATCCAATCCGACTCCCCCGCGGGTCACCTGCCCTCAGACTCCTCCAGGAGATCCGCGACGAGGCGCACCGGTTCGCGATCGAGTACCACCGCAAGTTGCGCGAAAAACGGGCGCTGGGGAGCTTGCTCGACAGCGTGCCCGGGGTGGGCCCGAAGCGCAAGGCGACGCTCCTGGCGCGCTTCGGGTCTGTGGACGGGCTGCGCCGGGCGACCCTCGAGGAGCTCCTCTCCGTCCCGGGGCTCCCCCAGGCCACGGCCGAGCTTCTGTACAAGGCCCTGCGCGCCTAG